Proteins encoded within one genomic window of Fragaria vesca subsp. vesca linkage group LG1, FraVesHawaii_1.0, whole genome shotgun sequence:
- the LOC101307153 gene encoding uncharacterized protein At3g03773-like, whose amino-acid sequence MSRHPEVLWAQRSDKVYLTVALPDAKDINVKCEAEGLFSFSATGLQGHPFHFTLDLYGXLALQGCKTKAGSRNILCSIQKQHKGWWKRLLKTQEKPAPYIKVDWNNWCDEDDEQDSTSDLASDDDDATIGEDDESSEDEGMLYLPDLEKARKK is encoded by the exons ATGAG TCGGCACCCGGAGGTTCTATGGGCGCAGCGGTCCGATAAAGTATACCTTACGGTGGCGTTACCGGATGCGAAAGACATTAACGTCAAGTGTGAGGCTGAAGGCTTGTTCTCCTTCTCCGCCACCGGACTCCAAGGCCACCCTTTTCACTTCACTCTCGACCTTTACGGCN TCCTTGCATTGCAGGGTTGTAAGACTAAGGCCGGCTCAAGGAACATCCTCTGCTCCATCCAGAAACAACACAAAGGTTGGTGGAAACGACTTCTCAAAACCCAAGAAAAACCTGCCCCTTACATTAAGGTCGATTGGAACAATTGGTGCGACGAGGACGACGAACAAGACTCTACTT CTGATTTGGCCTCAGATGATGATGATGCTACG ATCGGTGAAGATGATGAAAGCAGTGAAGATGAAGGAATGCTCT ATCTGCCCGACCTCGAGAAGGCAAGAAAAAAGTAG